A region of the Fodinicurvata sediminis DSM 21159 genome:
CCGAAGTTCCTTGTCACGCCCCGTAGCGGAGGCAACGCGATCCTGAAGATGCTGTCGGGTTTCGGTATAGCCTTCCCCCATCTCGAACCGCCAGGCTTCAAGCTCGAACAGCCTGGTGCTTAATCTGTCGGACGGCATTTCATCGAAGTCATTGAGGTCTACGCCTTCCGAAAGGTACAGGCCCTCTTCCGCCCTCACCTCAACTGACTCCGCGCCCGTTTCGACACGCACGCTTTCGTCGAGCGGCTGAACGACGATGCCCTGCAGCGTTTCCAGCAGAAGGAACTGGGGAAAACGCCTCTGTTGGGGCAAAAGCTGTCCGTCAGACATCAAGGGCGCCACCAGCAAGCGGCCTCGCTGTGGATCCTCCTGTTCGACAACCGAGCGGGCTCCGCTGGCGGCAATGGACAGCAGCGCCTCTTCACCCTCCTGCCTTCTTTCCAAAAGCGGCGCCCTGGGGCGGGCAGGTGCCTCGGGAGTAAGCCGGATCTCCCATTCTCGGCCTTCTCCAGTCACCTCGGCTTCCAGCGGATAGGACAAGGGAACCGTCAGGAACGTCGCTCCTTCGCCTTCCTGTTGTTGTACCCCGGAGAACTCGGGCGCCGTACTCCGCAAACGCTGCGTGAAGTTTTCCGGTGCGACCTGATCGATCACGATGACAAGGCCCTGATCGTCCTCAAAGGCAGCCACGGCTACTTGCTCAGGCCATGTCATGACCAGGGCGACTTCGTCCGGCCAGGGCGCCCGTCGCCCCGTATATGGGATTGTATCCTGCAGGCGGGATTGCCGCGTCAGCGTCAGCTGGACAGCATTGGGGTCATCCTCCTCTTCCTGCAGGGAGGGGTCGCCCGAAGCCAACGGGCCGTCCAGCTCGGGCTGGTCGCTGGCCTCCATGGAAAAGGGCGAGTCGGAGGCCAACCCAACACCCGGGTCGGCCACATCCAGTTCCACCAGGGACTCCCGGCTGCGACTCTGCAGCCGGGCCCCGGCCTCGTGATCAATGGTCACGCGCAGCTTGTTGTCGGCCAGAGTGCTTTCGAGCCCTTGCACCCGGGACAACCGGTCTAGAAGTGCCCCCTCGAACTGCAATTCTCCCGGCTTTTCAAAGTGAAGCGTACTGCGCGCTTCGCCGCTTTCCAGGCGATAGGATACCGGCTCTTCCCAGATAAAGCGCAGACGATCGAAAACTTCATGGCGTTCGCCATCAACTCTGACATCGGGCGGGGGCGGAGGTGGTGGCACTGCAGGGCGCAGATCCAGGACGATACGCGAACCGCTGTAGGCACGCGTCACCTTTCGTCGATCACTCAATTCCACCTGGAAGCGACGGCCATAATCCGAAACAACGACTTCACCGAGCATGGCTCCTAGAGCCTGGCGGGCCGGTTCAAAATTCAGGTTCACAGCCTGATTGAAGCTCAACAGAAGATAACGGCCCTCGGTACGCACCTGATGCTGGGGCGTGTCATCGAACTCAAGGACCAAACGGTAGAAACCGGGGTGAATGCCGCCGCTTACGGCAACTGCTCCGCTTTCGCTCTGGGCAACGGCGCCGGGTGCCACCAGGCACAGCGAGAGCAGTAGGAAGAAAAAACGCAGCACCGCACCTACTCCAGATCCCCGGCATCCTCCAGGACGACAATCTCGGTCCGGCGCCCCTGGCGGAAACTCTCGGCCGGATCCTCACCGGCCGCCCGGGTCAGTTCCTCGAATCGCCCGGCCCCGTGACCGCGGATGATGATATCTGAACCATAGCCCGACCGCTTCAGGAAATGTGCCACCCAGGCGGCGCGTGCAAGGGAAAGTTCCCAATTGCTGTGGGGGCCGTCCTCGATGGGACGCGGATCTGCATAGCCAACCACCTCGATGCGGTTCCGCACGCGGGCCAGCAATCCACCAAGCGAATAGATCGCACGCTCTGCCCGGGGGATGGGCTCGATATCGCCTGTTTCGAACAACAGGTCTTCGGGCAGGACCACCACCAAGCGCCCCTCTTCACGCTTGACATCGGCCGAGTCAAAGAACGCGTTGCCAGAGAATTCGGCCCGCAGTTGAGCCGCCAGGTAGTTCAGGTTCAAGCCGGGCCTCAGCCGCGCCGTCTCCACATCCTTTTCATGATCGGGCGAGACAAGGGGGTCTTCCTTGAGCGTCTCGATCTGGCCCAAGAAGTTGCTGCGCAAGGCTTCCCAGTTGCGATCCTCCAGTGTCATCATGGCGAACATCATGACGAAAAAGGCGAGCAGCAGAGCCACGAGATCGGTAAAGGTGACCAGCCAGGCTCCTGCTGACTTCCCGCCCCCCTTGGATGCTGAAGCCATCCCCCCCGAAGGCCCTGGGGCAAACGGTATATAGGGAGAGGTGTCGGACTTGGTCGCCGCTTTTCCATCCGGCTGGCTCATGGCGTGAACTCCGCCGGCTGTTCGGGTTCCCCTTCTCCACCCCACAGTCGCACCACTATG
Encoded here:
- a CDS encoding tetratricopeptide repeat protein, producing the protein MLRFFFLLLSLCLVAPGAVAQSESGAVAVSGGIHPGFYRLVLEFDDTPQHQVRTEGRYLLLSFNQAVNLNFEPARQALGAMLGEVVVSDYGRRFQVELSDRRKVTRAYSGSRIVLDLRPAVPPPPPPPDVRVDGERHEVFDRLRFIWEEPVSYRLESGEARSTLHFEKPGELQFEGALLDRLSRVQGLESTLADNKLRVTIDHEAGARLQSRSRESLVELDVADPGVGLASDSPFSMEASDQPELDGPLASGDPSLQEEEDDPNAVQLTLTRQSRLQDTIPYTGRRAPWPDEVALVMTWPEQVAVAAFEDDQGLVIVIDQVAPENFTQRLRSTAPEFSGVQQQEGEGATFLTVPLSYPLEAEVTGEGREWEIRLTPEAPARPRAPLLERRQEGEEALLSIAASGARSVVEQEDPQRGRLLVAPLMSDGQLLPQQRRFPQFLLLETLQGIVVQPLDESVRVETGAESVEVRAEEGLYLSEGVDLNDFDEMPSDRLSTRLFELEAWRFEMGEGYTETRQHLQDRVASATGRDKELRRLDLARFYFARGLMAEALGILDQLVKEDPLLASDPEVRVMRVAANILMGEFEASAGRLGGPLLEGLPEAALWRGAYAAEARDWPVAYQAFAENSELIDSYPRNVRVRLYQMAAEAAVNQGNLEEAEDYLARAESGASSNLSQTRQDYLAGRIAMMRGEREQARQLWQEAGERTSSGASARARLALLDDRLEGGEIGHDEAIDELERLRFAWRGDNFEFSLLTRLAGLQLEAGAPIEALRSLRRAVTYFPETPGVEAAARRMRSIFRDVLVEGDRVDDLAPMRALALYEEFRELMPVGPDGERLISRLADKLVAMDLLERAANLLQHQIDYRLAGSQKSRVGARLAAVHLLNDDPESALVALEETAVSGLEQQLSRERVYLRAHALSEQGQVEEALSLLRGDDTGQARDLKAEILWRNNRWNEAANTLAPILPPEPEAGETLTEQESGRVLNQAVALILAGRSGDLAEQASRYQAAMAQSAHADAYALLVDEPDLQDGESLVTELSAVAEARGYMTSYSDRLQDFAETGL
- a CDS encoding OmpA/MotB family protein, whose protein sequence is MASASKGGGKSAGAWLVTFTDLVALLLAFFVMMFAMMTLEDRNWEALRSNFLGQIETLKEDPLVSPDHEKDVETARLRPGLNLNYLAAQLRAEFSGNAFFDSADVKREEGRLVVVLPEDLLFETGDIEPIPRAERAIYSLGGLLARVRNRIEVVGYADPRPIEDGPHSNWELSLARAAWVAHFLKRSGYGSDIIIRGHGAGRFEELTRAAGEDPAESFRQGRRTEIVVLEDAGDLE